In Magnetospirillum sp. XM-1, a single window of DNA contains:
- the pgsA gene encoding CDP-diacylglycerol--glycerol-3-phosphate 3-phosphatidyltransferase: MLTSLPNLLTLSRIVVIPLVVGLFYVEGDAARWAACALFVAAAVTDWFDGYLARSWNQVSRFGRFLDPIADKLLVASVLFMLAAFDRLSTVSFLPALIIVLREILVSGLREFLAEVRVSMPVSRLAKWKTGIQMTAIPVLLVGDAAAFMPTRQLGEVGLWIAAILTIITGWDYLRSGMRHMGESAE; encoded by the coding sequence ATGCTGACCAGCCTTCCCAACCTGCTGACTCTTTCGCGGATCGTCGTGATCCCGCTGGTGGTCGGGCTGTTCTATGTGGAAGGCGACGCCGCCCGCTGGGCCGCCTGCGCCCTGTTCGTGGCCGCCGCCGTCACCGACTGGTTCGACGGCTATCTGGCGCGGTCGTGGAATCAGGTCTCCAGGTTCGGCCGCTTCCTCGACCCCATCGCCGACAAGCTGCTGGTGGCCTCGGTGCTGTTCATGCTGGCCGCCTTCGATCGCCTCAGCACCGTGTCGTTCCTGCCCGCTTTGATCATCGTGCTGCGCGAGATCCTGGTGTCGGGCCTGCGCGAGTTCCTGGCCGAGGTCCGCGTCAGCATGCCGGTGTCGCGTCTGGCCAAGTGGAAGACCGGCATCCAGATGACCGCCATTCCGGTGCTGCTGGTGGGCGACGCCGCCGCCTTCATGCCCACCCGCCAGCTGGGCGAGGTGGGGCTGTGGATCGCCGCCATCCTGACCATCATCACCGGCTGGGACTACCTGCGGTCCGGCATGCGGCACATGGGGGAATCGGCGGAATGA
- the mobB gene encoding molybdopterin-guanine dinucleotide biosynthesis protein B: protein MRVFGIAGRSGMGKTSLIIRLVPWFRAKGVTISTVKQAHEAFDVDKKGKDSYEHREAGASEVMIASARRWALMHEYRDEPEYTMDQLLARMSKVGLVLVEGFRQWPHPRLEVWREEGGKPPFWPEDDRMCALVSDRKVAACPLPQLNLDDTDAIGAMICERVGL from the coding sequence ATGAGGGTGTTCGGCATCGCGGGACGCTCCGGGATGGGCAAGACCTCGCTGATCATCCGTCTGGTTCCCTGGTTCCGGGCCAAGGGCGTCACCATCTCCACCGTCAAGCAGGCGCACGAGGCCTTCGACGTGGACAAGAAGGGCAAGGATTCGTACGAGCATCGCGAGGCCGGCGCGTCCGAGGTGATGATCGCCTCGGCCCGGCGCTGGGCGCTGATGCACGAGTATCGCGACGAGCCCGAATACACCATGGACCAGCTGCTGGCCCGCATGAGCAAGGTGGGTCTGGTGCTGGTGGAGGGCTTTCGCCAGTGGCCGCATCCGCGCCTGGAAGTCTGGCGGGAAGAAGGCGGCAAGCCGCCCTTCTGGCCCGAGGACGACCGCATGTGCGCTCTGGTCAGCGACCGCAAGGTGGCCGCGTGCCCGCTGCCTCAGTTGAATCTGGACGACACCGACGCCATCGGCGCCATGATCTGCGAGAGGGTGGGGCTGTGA
- a CDS encoding molybdenum cofactor biosynthesis protein MoaE: protein MIRVQREDFDPGAELARFSSGKTNVGGVCLFVGLVRDYMGHDPASGAAVNAMTLEHYPGMTERQLEAIEAEARSRWPLDDALVIHRFGRLEPGERIVLVAASSAHRDAAFEACRFLIDWLKTKAPFWKVEHTPQGDAWVDAKESDDAAASRWDQAKP, encoded by the coding sequence ATGATCCGTGTCCAACGCGAGGATTTCGACCCCGGCGCCGAGCTGGCCCGCTTCTCTTCCGGCAAGACCAATGTGGGCGGCGTCTGCCTGTTCGTCGGGCTGGTGCGCGATTACATGGGCCACGATCCGGCCAGCGGCGCGGCGGTCAACGCCATGACGCTGGAACACTATCCCGGCATGACCGAGCGCCAGCTGGAAGCCATCGAGGCCGAGGCGCGCTCGCGCTGGCCGCTTGACGACGCCCTGGTGATCCACCGTTTTGGGCGGCTGGAGCCGGGCGAGCGCATCGTGCTGGTGGCCGCCTCGTCGGCGCACCGCGACGCGGCCTTCGAAGCCTGCCGCTTCCTCATCGACTGGCTGAAGACCAAGGCGCCGTTCTGGAAGGTGGAGCATACCCCGCAAGGGGATGCCTGGGTTGACGCCAAGGAATCCGACGATGCGGCGGCGTCGCGCTGGGATCAGGCAAAGCCCTGA
- a CDS encoding SDR family oxidoreductase → MADTLLSPRLPRAALVTGGGRRIGRAIALDLARQGFAVAVHCRRSMAEADGVAAEIQAMGGRAVVLAADLECEDQVRVLIGRAEAGLGPLGLLVNNASVFEKDDALGADRASWDLHMEVNLRAPFVLTQDFARRLPQAAEGLVVNLLDQRVWNLPPHFTSYTLSKAALWAATQTLALALAPRIRVVGIGPGPALPSARQTDAQFAAQVAGLPLERGTSPDEVCRTLRFLLATPSITGQMIALDGGQHLGWSTFGDTPEE, encoded by the coding sequence ATGGCCGATACCCTGCTTTCGCCCCGGCTTCCCCGCGCCGCCCTGGTTACCGGGGGCGGAAGGCGGATCGGCCGCGCCATCGCCCTGGACCTTGCCCGCCAGGGCTTCGCCGTGGCGGTCCATTGCCGCCGTTCCATGGCCGAGGCTGACGGGGTGGCGGCGGAGATTCAGGCCATGGGCGGGCGGGCGGTGGTCCTGGCCGCCGACCTGGAATGCGAGGATCAGGTGCGGGTCCTGATCGGGCGGGCCGAGGCGGGGCTGGGGCCGCTGGGCCTTCTGGTCAACAACGCCTCGGTGTTCGAGAAGGACGACGCCCTGGGGGCGGATCGGGCCAGTTGGGACCTTCACATGGAGGTCAACCTGCGGGCGCCCTTCGTGCTGACCCAGGATTTCGCCCGCCGGCTGCCCCAGGCGGCCGAGGGGCTGGTGGTCAACCTGCTGGACCAGCGGGTTTGGAACCTGCCCCCCCATTTCACCAGCTATACCCTGTCCAAGGCCGCCCTGTGGGCGGCGACCCAGACCCTGGCCCTGGCTTTGGCCCCTCGCATCCGCGTGGTGGGAATCGGACCCGGCCCGGCGCTGCCCAGCGCGCGGCAGACCGACGCCCAGTTTGCCGCCCAGGTGGCGGGGCTGCCCCTGGAGCGGGGGACCTCGCCGGACGAGGTCTGCCGGACGCTGCGCTTCCTGCTGGCCACGCCGTCCATCACCGGTCAGATGATCGCTTTGGATGGCGGACAGCACCTGGGGTGGTCGACCTTTGGTGATACGCCGGAAGAATAG
- a CDS encoding tetratricopeptide repeat protein, whose product MTQEVFLSAVKALTEGRLSLQELFGAADTLHRGGAVEQALQLYHLWIGLNPDHHLLYAACFNQAVLHTASGKPDQAKAALERAIEHNPDFYPAYINLGGANEALGSPDGAVETWNRLVSRLSQVTGHAVRMKATALKQIARVLQDRQQSVAAEDTLRQSLELDNTQRENAEHMLAGRMAQCRWPVVVPFEGMDHLTQMRNFSPLSLSSYTDDPLLHLASAWEHSNKMFGRRIARLPEIRPEDRADRTRLKIGYVSSDLKAHAVGYLIAEIFALHDRSKVEIFAYYCGPAGEDPLKQRIRGDFDHWLDITGMNDDAAAQRIRDDGIDILVDLNGHTKGARTKLFGMRPAPINVNWLGYPGTMGTAYHHYIIADDWIIPPGRDMYCSEKVMRLPCYQANDRQRAVAVQPPSRAEAGLPEEGMIYCCFNSQQKITRLMFERWVAILAAVPGSVLWLLETSDEVQERLRAHARQCGIESERLIFGRRLPSPEHLARMTLADLFLDTFPYGAHTTASDALWMSVPILTLSGHSFASRVAGSLLRSAGLPELVCSTPEQYVETAIALGHDPAKLQAYRKQLRDAKPNAVMFDTNLLVSRLEGLFAEMWDDFRSGRLPCPDLRNLDTYMDVGVEHPVEVVDFVPEDEYFARWRKGLAALDHLYPIPADTRMWPAPDTENG is encoded by the coding sequence ATGACCCAGGAAGTCTTTCTGTCCGCCGTGAAGGCCCTGACCGAGGGCCGCCTGTCCCTGCAGGAGTTGTTCGGCGCCGCCGACACGCTGCATCGTGGCGGCGCAGTCGAACAGGCGTTGCAGCTTTATCACCTGTGGATCGGCCTCAACCCGGATCATCACCTGCTTTATGCCGCCTGCTTCAACCAGGCGGTGCTGCACACGGCGAGCGGCAAGCCCGATCAGGCCAAGGCGGCGCTGGAACGGGCCATCGAGCACAATCCGGACTTCTATCCCGCCTACATCAACCTGGGCGGTGCCAACGAGGCGCTGGGCTCGCCCGATGGGGCGGTGGAGACCTGGAACAGGCTGGTCAGCCGGCTGTCCCAGGTGACCGGCCATGCCGTCCGCATGAAGGCCACGGCCTTGAAGCAGATTGCCCGGGTGCTGCAGGACCGCCAGCAATCCGTCGCCGCCGAGGACACCCTGCGCCAGAGCCTGGAGCTGGACAACACCCAGCGCGAGAACGCCGAGCACATGCTGGCCGGGCGCATGGCCCAGTGCCGCTGGCCGGTGGTGGTGCCCTTCGAGGGCATGGACCACCTGACCCAGATGCGCAATTTCAGCCCGCTGTCGCTGTCGTCCTATACCGACGACCCGCTGCTGCACCTGGCTTCGGCCTGGGAGCACAGCAACAAGATGTTCGGTCGGCGCATTGCCCGCCTGCCCGAAATCCGGCCGGAAGACCGCGCCGACCGGACCCGCCTCAAGATCGGCTATGTGTCATCGGATTTGAAAGCCCATGCGGTGGGCTATCTGATCGCCGAAATCTTCGCCCTGCACGACCGTTCCAAGGTGGAAATCTTCGCCTATTACTGCGGCCCCGCCGGCGAGGACCCGTTAAAGCAGCGCATCCGCGGCGATTTCGACCACTGGCTCGACATCACCGGCATGAACGACGACGCGGCGGCCCAGCGCATCCGCGACGACGGCATCGACATCCTGGTGGACCTGAACGGCCATACCAAGGGCGCCCGGACCAAGCTGTTCGGCATGCGCCCGGCCCCCATCAACGTCAACTGGCTGGGCTATCCCGGCACCATGGGCACGGCCTACCACCATTACATCATCGCCGACGACTGGATCATTCCGCCCGGCCGCGACATGTACTGCTCGGAAAAGGTCATGCGTCTGCCCTGCTACCAGGCCAACGACCGCCAGCGGGCGGTGGCCGTCCAGCCGCCCAGCCGCGCCGAGGCCGGTTTGCCGGAAGAGGGAATGATCTATTGCTGCTTCAACAGCCAGCAGAAGATCACGCGGCTGATGTTCGAGCGCTGGGTCGCCATTCTGGCGGCGGTGCCGGGCAGCGTGCTGTGGCTGCTGGAAACCAGCGACGAGGTCCAGGAGCGCCTGCGCGCCCATGCCCGCCAGTGCGGCATCGAGAGCGAACGCCTGATCTTCGGCCGCCGGCTGCCCAGCCCCGAGCATCTGGCCCGCATGACGCTCGCCGACCTGTTCCTCGACACCTTCCCCTATGGCGCCCACACCACCGCGTCGGACGCCCTGTGGATGAGCGTGCCGATCCTGACCCTGTCGGGCCACAGCTTCGCGTCGCGCGTCGCCGGCTCGCTGTTGCGTTCGGCGGGCCTGCCGGAACTGGTGTGCTCGACCCCCGAACAATACGTGGAGACAGCCATCGCGCTGGGCCACGACCCCGCGAAGCTGCAGGCCTACCGCAAGCAGTTGCGCGACGCCAAGCCCAACGCGGTGATGTTCGACACCAATCTTCTGGTCAGCCGGCTGGAGGGTTTGTTTGCCGAGATGTGGGACGATTTCAGGTCCGGACGCCTGCCCTGCCCCGACCTGCGCAACCTCGACACCTATATGGACGTCGGCGTCGAACACCCCGTGGAAGTCGTGGATTTCGTTCCGGAAGACGAGTACTTCGCCCGCTGGCGCAAGGGCCTCGCCGCGCTCGACCACCTTTACCCCATCCCGGCGGACACTCGCATGTGGCCCGCCCCTGACACGGAGAACGGTTGA
- the uvrC gene encoding excinuclease ABC subunit UvrC — MTEADSPAAPLARGVEVIAQVVATLPGTPGVYRMLNGKGDVLYVGKAKSLKKRVVAYTRPDRMPLRIQRMIAETASMEVVTTRTEVEALLLESNLIKSLGPRYNILLKDDKSFPHILITADHDWPQVLKHRGARNRKGEYFGPFASAGAVNQTLAALQRAFLLRSCSDSVFSSRTRPCLLFQIKRCSAPCVERIAPGEYLALVEEARAFLSGQSRRIQNDLTNRMSAAAEAMEYEKAAVFRDRIRALARIQAHQDINPADVEEADVVALHQAGDGVCIQVFFFRSGCNYGSRAYFPVHAQGEEAPEIMAAFLGQFYADKMPPKEILLSLDPAETAIVAQALSEKAGRKVVLSVPKRGDRKRLVEHALDNARDALGRRMAESGAQRKLLEGVAEVFGLEAAPERIEVYDNSHIQGSDAVGAMIVAGPDGLMKSAYRKFNIRSAELTPGDDFGMMREVLTRRFARAQKEDPDRDRGLWPDLALIDGGKGQLNAALGVLEELGIDDVALVGIAKGPDRNAGRERFFLAGKEPISLEPRHPVLYFLQRLRDEAHRFAIGTHRAKRSKGLVQSTLDALPGIGPKRKKALLHHFGSAKAVAEAGLPDLESVEGISHAMAKKIHDYFHPEG, encoded by the coding sequence GTGACCGAAGCCGACAGCCCCGCCGCCCCCCTCGCCCGTGGGGTGGAGGTTATCGCCCAGGTGGTGGCGACCCTGCCCGGAACCCCCGGGGTCTATCGCATGCTCAACGGCAAGGGCGACGTCCTTTACGTGGGCAAGGCCAAAAGCCTGAAGAAGCGGGTGGTGGCCTATACCCGCCCCGATCGCATGCCGCTCCGCATCCAGCGGATGATCGCCGAGACGGCGTCCATGGAGGTGGTGACCACGCGGACCGAGGTCGAGGCGCTGTTGCTGGAAAGCAACCTGATCAAGAGCCTGGGGCCGCGCTACAACATCCTTCTGAAGGACGACAAGAGCTTTCCCCACATTCTGATCACCGCCGACCACGACTGGCCGCAGGTGCTGAAGCACAGGGGTGCCCGCAACCGCAAGGGCGAGTATTTCGGCCCCTTCGCCTCGGCCGGCGCGGTCAACCAGACGCTGGCGGCGCTGCAGCGGGCCTTCCTGTTGCGCTCGTGCTCGGATTCGGTGTTTTCGTCGCGCACCCGGCCCTGCCTGCTGTTCCAGATCAAGCGCTGCTCCGCGCCTTGCGTCGAGCGCATCGCCCCGGGCGAGTATCTGGCGCTGGTCGAGGAGGCCCGGGCCTTCCTGTCGGGCCAAAGCCGGCGCATCCAGAACGATCTCACCAATCGCATGTCGGCGGCGGCCGAGGCCATGGAATACGAGAAGGCGGCGGTGTTCCGCGACCGCATCCGGGCGCTGGCCCGCATCCAGGCGCATCAGGACATCAATCCCGCCGACGTCGAGGAAGCCGACGTGGTGGCGCTGCACCAGGCCGGCGACGGGGTGTGCATCCAGGTGTTCTTCTTCCGCTCGGGCTGCAATTACGGCAGCCGGGCCTATTTCCCCGTCCACGCCCAGGGCGAGGAGGCGCCCGAGATCATGGCGGCCTTCCTGGGCCAGTTCTACGCCGACAAGATGCCACCTAAGGAGATCCTGCTGTCGCTGGACCCCGCCGAGACCGCCATCGTCGCCCAGGCCCTGTCGGAGAAGGCGGGGCGCAAGGTGGTCTTGAGCGTGCCGAAGCGCGGCGACCGCAAACGGCTGGTCGAGCATGCGCTCGACAACGCCCGCGACGCCCTGGGGCGGCGCATGGCGGAAAGCGGGGCGCAGCGAAAGCTGCTCGAAGGCGTGGCCGAGGTCTTCGGGCTGGAGGCGGCGCCCGAACGCATCGAGGTCTACGACAATTCCCACATCCAGGGCTCGGACGCGGTCGGCGCGATGATCGTCGCCGGCCCCGACGGGCTGATGAAATCGGCCTATCGCAAGTTCAACATTCGCTCGGCCGAACTGACCCCCGGCGACGATTTCGGCATGATGCGCGAGGTGCTGACCAGGCGCTTCGCCCGCGCCCAGAAGGAGGACCCCGACCGCGACCGGGGGCTGTGGCCCGATCTGGCCCTGATCGACGGTGGCAAGGGCCAGCTCAACGCGGCGCTCGGCGTGCTGGAGGAGTTGGGCATCGACGACGTCGCCCTGGTGGGCATCGCCAAGGGGCCCGACCGCAATGCCGGCCGCGAGCGGTTCTTCCTGGCGGGCAAGGAACCCATCAGCCTGGAGCCGCGCCACCCGGTGCTCTATTTCCTGCAGCGCCTTCGGGACGAGGCGCACCGCTTCGCCATCGGCACCCACCGGGCCAAGCGCTCCAAGGGGCTGGTGCAGTCCACCCTGGACGCCCTGCCCGGCATTGGCCCGAAGCGCAAGAAGGCGCTGCTGCACCATTTCGGCTCGGCTAAGGCCGTGGCCGAGGCCGGGCTGCCCGACCTGGAAAGCGTCGAGGGAATCAGCCACGCCATGGCCAAAAAGATTCATGACTACTTCCATCCCGAGGGTTAG
- the moaD gene encoding molybdopterin converting factor subunit 1 — MKVLYFAWLKAKTGVGEEDVAPPDGVANVGQLVDFLKTRSPGHAAAFEAMGVVRVAVNQDYGNLDTPVKMGDEVAFFPPVTGG; from the coding sequence ATGAAGGTGCTGTATTTCGCTTGGCTGAAGGCCAAGACCGGCGTCGGCGAGGAGGATGTCGCTCCCCCGGACGGCGTCGCCAATGTCGGACAGCTGGTCGACTTCCTGAAAACCCGCTCGCCCGGCCATGCGGCCGCCTTCGAGGCCATGGGCGTGGTGCGCGTCGCCGTGAATCAGGATTACGGCAATCTCGACACCCCGGTGAAGATGGGTGACGAGGTGGCGTTCTTTCCGCCGGTGACCGGAGGCTAG
- a CDS encoding tetratricopeptide repeat protein, translated as MSNVMAEVMQQIASGKIEATRVIAAADSLAQQGADADALGLYRTWLQYNGQNPLAYAIQYNLGVLLNKFNDHEAAVQAFSAAIALKQDFYPAHINLGSTYERLGRVPDAVTQWLGLVNQLPGVTGDTVNFKVSALKQIGRVLEHTSLEESGEDALRQCIELVQPADAMQHWIAIRQKLCKWPVLTGIPGTTRRQLFSAMSPHCLVFHTDDPLLHLARGWKYYKAKIGRPKVLFDKDSHRAALAKRPKRKIRIAYLSSYFKEHAHGYLTAEMYKLHDRSRFEVFAYSCSRRTGDRIQNQLMKDFDHWVDILEMSDEDVAKRIHADGIDILIDFNGYTGEARPAIMAMRPAPVAVSWLGYPGSMGTPYHDYIIADDFTIPPDHEIYYSEKVVRLPCYQPNDRNRQVADIKWTREAAGLPANAIVFCGFNGLQKFTAPMWARFMDILSRVPNGVLWLLDGSERINENLRQEAIKHGVTPDRIIFAPKIINAEHLSRYPLADLFLDTSPCGAHTTASDALWMGVPVLTVAGRGFASRVCGSLATAAGLEELVCTTFDEYVEKAVELGNDKRLLAGYRDRLAANRATCDLFDTDKLVTHLDNLLEGMWNDFLADRIPVPDLANMDIYDEVGTDLDSDEVELLSRPDYLDLYRARMDEINRHCPIGPDTRLRKAGTAKPAPAPKGKGKKGR; from the coding sequence ATGAGCAACGTCATGGCCGAGGTCATGCAACAGATCGCGTCCGGCAAGATCGAAGCCACCCGCGTCATCGCCGCCGCCGACAGCCTGGCCCAGCAGGGCGCCGACGCCGACGCGCTTGGCCTCTACCGCACCTGGCTGCAATACAACGGCCAGAACCCGCTGGCCTACGCCATCCAGTACAATCTCGGCGTGCTGCTGAACAAGTTCAACGACCACGAAGCCGCCGTGCAGGCGTTCAGCGCCGCCATCGCCCTGAAGCAGGATTTCTACCCCGCCCACATCAACCTGGGCAGCACCTACGAGCGCCTGGGCCGCGTCCCCGACGCCGTGACCCAGTGGCTGGGGCTGGTCAACCAGCTGCCCGGCGTCACCGGCGACACGGTGAACTTCAAGGTCTCGGCCTTGAAGCAGATCGGCCGCGTGCTCGAACACACCTCGCTGGAGGAATCGGGCGAGGATGCGTTGCGCCAGTGCATCGAGCTGGTCCAGCCCGCCGACGCCATGCAGCATTGGATCGCCATCCGCCAGAAGCTGTGCAAGTGGCCGGTGCTGACCGGCATTCCCGGCACCACCCGGCGCCAGCTGTTCTCGGCCATGTCTCCCCATTGCCTGGTCTTCCATACCGACGACCCGCTGCTGCACCTGGCGCGCGGCTGGAAGTACTACAAGGCCAAGATCGGGCGGCCCAAGGTGCTGTTCGACAAGGACAGCCACCGCGCCGCCCTGGCCAAGCGGCCCAAGCGCAAGATCCGCATCGCCTACCTGTCGTCCTATTTCAAGGAGCATGCCCACGGCTACCTGACGGCGGAGATGTACAAGCTGCACGACCGCTCGCGCTTCGAGGTCTTCGCCTATTCCTGCTCGCGCCGCACCGGGGACCGCATCCAGAACCAGCTGATGAAGGATTTCGACCATTGGGTCGACATCCTGGAGATGTCCGACGAGGACGTGGCCAAGCGCATCCATGCCGACGGCATCGACATCCTGATCGATTTCAACGGCTATACCGGCGAGGCGCGCCCGGCCATCATGGCCATGCGTCCGGCCCCGGTGGCCGTCAGCTGGCTGGGCTATCCCGGCTCCATGGGCACGCCCTACCACGACTACATCATCGCCGACGACTTCACCATTCCGCCCGATCACGAGATCTACTACTCAGAGAAGGTGGTGCGGCTGCCCTGCTACCAGCCCAACGACCGCAACCGGCAGGTGGCCGACATCAAGTGGACGCGCGAGGCGGCGGGCCTGCCGGCCAACGCCATCGTGTTCTGCGGCTTCAACGGGCTGCAGAAGTTCACCGCCCCCATGTGGGCCCGCTTCATGGACATCCTTAGCCGCGTTCCCAACGGCGTGCTGTGGCTGCTGGACGGTAGCGAGCGCATCAACGAGAACCTGCGCCAGGAGGCCATCAAGCACGGCGTCACCCCCGACCGCATCATCTTCGCGCCCAAGATCATCAATGCCGAGCACCTGTCGCGCTATCCCCTGGCCGATCTGTTCCTCGACACCTCGCCCTGCGGCGCCCACACCACCGCGTCGGACGCGCTGTGGATGGGCGTTCCGGTGCTGACCGTGGCCGGGCGCGGCTTCGCGTCGCGCGTCTGCGGCAGCCTGGCCACCGCCGCCGGGCTCGAGGAACTGGTCTGCACCACCTTCGACGAATACGTGGAAAAGGCGGTGGAGCTGGGCAACGACAAGCGCCTGCTGGCCGGCTACCGCGACAGGCTGGCGGCCAACCGCGCCACCTGCGACCTGTTCGACACCGACAAGCTGGTGACCCATCTGGACAATCTGCTGGAAGGCATGTGGAACGACTTCCTGGCCGACCGCATTCCGGTTCCCGACCTCGCCAACATGGACATCTACGACGAGGTCGGCACCGACCTCGACAGTGACGAAGTGGAATTGCTGTCGCGTCCCGATTACCTCGACCTCTACCGGGCCCGGATGGACGAGATCAACCGCCACTGCCCCATTGGCCCGGATACCCGCCTGAGGAAGGCGGGCACGGCCAAGCCGGCGCCCGCCCCCAAGGGCAAGGGAAAGAAGGGGCGGTAA
- the glp gene encoding gephyrin-like molybdotransferase Glp, with product MTDRFVPDKDMMTVAEALARLDARLSPVVGTEELGLHHALGRILAEDVVSSVNVPPHDNSAVDGWAFCRADLPADGCLPVVGRVAAGHPLDGPLPRVSAVRIFTGAPLPEGADTVAMQEDCKDQGESVVLPIRLSEGDNARAAGEDIAKGAVVLHAGTRLRPQELGVAAATGRSSLKVYRPLKAAVFSTGDEIRDPGTELAPGCIYDTNRFTASGLLRALGAEVTDLGILPDRFETIRDALAEAARSHDLILTSGGVSVGDEDHVKPAVLALGSLDFWRLAIKPGRPVALGEVAGTPFVGLPGNPVAVMVTFMAIARPMVLRLMGAAQTALPRYSVEAGFAFKHKPGRREYLRARLAHMDGRLVAAKFTSDGSGVLTSMTWSDGLVDVPEDRGDIAPGEMVDFLSYADMMR from the coding sequence GTGACCGACCGTTTCGTCCCGGACAAGGACATGATGACCGTCGCCGAGGCGCTGGCCCGGCTGGACGCGCGCCTGTCCCCGGTTGTCGGGACCGAGGAGCTTGGCCTGCACCACGCCCTGGGCCGCATCCTGGCCGAGGATGTGGTGTCTTCGGTCAACGTGCCGCCCCACGACAATTCGGCGGTGGACGGCTGGGCCTTTTGCCGCGCCGATTTGCCCGCCGACGGGTGTCTGCCGGTGGTGGGCCGCGTCGCCGCCGGCCATCCCCTGGACGGGCCACTGCCCCGGGTGAGCGCGGTGCGCATCTTCACCGGCGCGCCGCTGCCCGAAGGCGCCGATACCGTCGCCATGCAGGAGGATTGCAAGGACCAAGGCGAGTCGGTGGTGCTGCCCATCCGGCTGTCCGAGGGCGACAACGCGCGGGCCGCCGGCGAGGACATCGCCAAGGGCGCGGTGGTGCTGCATGCCGGCACGCGGCTCAGGCCGCAGGAACTGGGCGTGGCGGCGGCCACCGGGCGTTCCTCGCTCAAGGTCTACCGACCCCTCAAGGCCGCCGTGTTCTCCACCGGCGACGAGATCCGGGACCCCGGCACCGAGCTTGCCCCCGGCTGCATCTACGACACCAACCGCTTCACCGCTTCGGGCCTGCTGCGCGCGCTGGGCGCCGAGGTTACCGATCTCGGCATCCTGCCTGACCGTTTTGAGACCATCCGCGACGCCCTGGCCGAAGCCGCCCGTTCCCACGACCTGATCCTCACCTCCGGCGGCGTGTCGGTGGGCGACGAGGACCATGTGAAGCCCGCCGTGCTGGCGCTGGGCTCGCTGGATTTCTGGCGTCTGGCCATCAAGCCCGGCCGTCCGGTGGCGCTGGGTGAGGTGGCGGGCACCCCCTTCGTCGGACTGCCCGGCAATCCGGTGGCGGTGATGGTCACCTTCATGGCCATCGCCCGGCCCATGGTGCTGCGCCTGATGGGGGCCGCCCAGACCGCTCTGCCCCGCTATTCGGTGGAAGCCGGCTTCGCCTTCAAGCACAAGCCGGGGCGGCGCGAATACCTGCGGGCGCGGCTCGCCCACATGGACGGGCGGCTGGTGGCGGCCAAGTTCACCTCGGACGGATCGGGCGTGCTGACCTCTATGACCTGGTCGGACGGGCTGGTGGACGTGCCCGAGGACAGGGGCGACATCGCGCCGGGCGAGATGGTGGATTTCCTCTCCTATGCGGACATGATGCGATGA